From Panicum hallii strain FIL2 chromosome 2, PHallii_v3.1, whole genome shotgun sequence, a single genomic window includes:
- the LOC112880443 gene encoding phospholipase A(1) LCAT3 isoform X1, whose amino-acid sequence MLGAALRLRLRVLRRRLRGQRRRRRSRGGRAAVEDAGREPVLLVSGMGGSVLHARRRSNPKFDLRVWVRILFANLDFKKYLWSLYNADSGYVEPLDDDVEIVVPEDDHGLYAIDILDPSWFVELVHLTMVYHFHDMIDMLINCGYEKGTTLFGYGYDFRQSNRIDKAMAGLRTKLETAYKTSRGKKVNIISHSMGGLLVRCFMSMNHDVFSKYVNKWICIACPFQGAPGCINDSLLTGLQFVYGFESFFFVSRWAMHQLLVECPSIYEMLPNLNFNWTEKPTIQVWRKNPEKDGMVELVQYEASDCVSLFEEALRNNELTYNGKKVALPFNMSVFKWATETRRILDNAELPDTVSFYNIYGRAYDTPYDVCYGSESSPIGDLSEVCHTVPAYTYVDGDCTVPIESAMADGFAAKERVGVGADHRGLLSNENVFELLKKWLGASEKAPRCRVSKKPRVVDLGS is encoded by the exons ATGCTCGGCGCGGCGCTCCGGCTCCGCCTCCgcgtgctccgccgccgcctgcgggGCCAACGACGCCGCAGGCGCTCCCGTGGGGGGAGAGCGGCGGTGGAGGACGCCGGGCGGGAGCCTGTGCTGCTGGTGTCCGGGATGGGCGGGTCAGTGCTGCACGCGCGCCGGCGGTCCAACCCCAAGTTCGACCTCCGGGTCTGGGTGCGCATCCTCTTCGCCAACCTCGACTTCAAGAAGTACCTCTGGTCGCTCTACAACGCTGACTCCG GGTACGTGGAGCCGTTGGACGACGACGTGGAGATTGTCGTGCCGGAGGACGACCACGGGCTGTACGCCATCGACATTCTTGATCCTTCCTGG TTTGTAGAACTTGTCCATCTGACTATGGTGTATCACTTCCATGATATGATTGATATGCTCATTAACTGTGGATACGAGAAAGGGACCACACTATTTGGATATGGTTATGATTTTCGTCAAAGCAACAG GATAGACAAAGCGATGGCTGGTTTGAGAACAAAACTCGAAACTGCTTATAAGACCTCTCGAGGGAAAAAGGTTAATATAATCTCACATTCTATGGGTGGATTGCTAGTGCGCTGCTTCATGTCTATGAATCATGAT GTATTCTCAAAGTATGTAAACAAATGGATTTGCATTGCTTGTCCGTTTCAAG GTGCCCCAGGATGTATCAATGATTCTCTCCTTACTGGACTGCAGTTTGTTTATGGTTTTGAGAGCTTCTTCTTTGTTTCTAGATGGGCAATGCACCAACTG CTCGTTGAATGCCCATCTATCTATGAAATGTTGCCAAATCTGAACTTCAATTGGACGGAAAAACCAACTATTCAGGTTTGGCGTAAGAACCCTGAAAAGGATGGAATGGTGGAGCTAGTTCAATATGAAGCAAGTGATTGTGTATCCTTGTTCGAAGAAGCTTTAAGGAACAATGAG CTCACGTATAACGGGAAGAAAGTAGCGCTGCCATTCAATATGTCAGTTTTCAAATGGGCCACTGAGACTCGCCGAATTCTAGACAATGCTGAACTACCAGATACTGTGAGTTTTTACAACATATATGGGAGAGCTTATGACACTCCATATGATGTATG CTATGGCTCCGAAAGCTCCCCGATTGGAGATTTGTCAGAAGTGTGTCACACAGTG CCAGCATACACGTATGTGGATGGAGATTGCACAGTTCCTATTGAATCAGCAATG GCTGATGGGTTCGCGGCGAAAGAAAGAGTCGGCGTCGGCGCCGACCACCGTGGCCTGCTGTCTAATGAGAACGTATTTGAGCTTCTCAAGAAATGGCTCGGTGCGAGCGAGAAGGCGCCGCGGTGTCGCGTGTCTAAAAAACCCAGAGTGGTGGACCTGGGCTCCTAA
- the LOC112880761 gene encoding uncharacterized protein LOC112880761 — MAENPQLFGNGMPVPFYGEMFVLARDGVEFHVDKIPSAPGGHVKTKGTIYLSNIRMVFVANKPVGNFFAFDMPLLFVHGEKFSQPIFHCNNISGYVEPVVPDSQNRALYSTHTFKILFKEGGCGTFVPLFLNLVASVRRYNQFEAQSAANMAPRVDPLQAAQTPVDEMMRHAYVDPNDPTTIFLQQPAPESQLRRRNYHGPADNS; from the exons aTGGCGGAGAACCCGCAGCTGTTCGGGAACGGGATGCCCGTGCCGTTCTACGGCGAGATGTTCGTCCTCGCCCGCGACGGCGTCGAATTCCACGTCGACAAGATCCCATC AGCTCCTGGGGGTCATGTGAAGACAAAAGGAACAATTTACCTGTCTAATATAAGGATGGTATTTGTTGCCAACAAGCCTGTTGGTAACTTCTTTGCTTTTGATATGCCCCTG TTGTTTGTGCACGGTGAGAAGTTCAGTCAGCCCATATTTCACTGCAACAACATTTCTGGATATGTTGAACCG GTTGTTCCAGACAGCCAGAACAGGGCCCTGTACTCGACGCACACCTTCAAGATCTTGTTCAAGGAAGGTGGCTGTGGTACTTTCGTCCCTCTCTTCCTGAACCTGGTTGCGTCTGTGCGACGCTACAACCAGTTTGAAGCCCAGTCTGCGGCTAACATGGCACCACGTGTGGACCCTCTGCAAGCTGCGCAGACTCCTGTTGATGAAATGATGCGTCATGC GTATGTTGACCCGAATGATCCTACCACGATCTTCCTTCAGCAACCTGCTCCAGAATCCCAGCTCAGGAGGAGAAACTACCACGGCCCAGCTGATAATTCATAG
- the LOC112880054 gene encoding hsp70 nucleotide exchange factor FES1-like produces the protein MAKAMAHSSKRTTHHLLLAVSLSVSVLLPLLLPAAATAAVADGDGEIKSALGAGRQLATGNWKDEGNLIAEGDTAGGGSVEEDEFAGGFGSLDSMLQWAIGNSDPEKLKEEAADVQKLSADELLKRRQEIKELMEKLKMPSDADLMKIAIADLKNSSISLEDRQRALQELLVLVELIDNANDLDKLGGLLPVIQELNNANDEIRTTSAWVLGTASQNNALVQNQILGYGALARLVKMGYSTSTEEAAKALYAISALIRNNVNGQEAFHSENGGAMLQHILVSNSIDVRLQKKAVFLVTDLADFQLNSGNPQLPFLSDRLFLKSIVDMLSKFDLDLHEKVLLAIKSLLELSSTDVEDFEFYDLEGVLLRLGVQLEDLTPEDQKEFAAEVDGLRREVQTLFQQKLKGKVTAT, from the exons ATGGCGAAGGCAATGGCACACTCGTCGAAGCGAACCACCCATCACCTCCTACTCGCGGTTTCCCTCTCTGTTTCCGTTCTCCTCCCGCTGCTCTTGCCGGCGGCGGCAACCGCCGCGGTGGCGGACGGGGATGGGGAGATCAAGTCGGCTCTGGGGGCCGGGAGGCAGTTGGCGACCGGGAACTGGAAGGACGAGGGGAATCTGATTGCTGAGGGTGATACTGCTGGAGGCGGTTCGGTGGAGGAGGACGAGTTCGCTGGTGGCTTTGGCTCCCTCGACAGCATGCTGCAGTGGGCGATCG GAAATTCTGATCCGGAGAAGCTGAAAGAGGAGGCAGCTGATGTGCAGAAATTGTCTGCAGATGAGCTGCTGAAGCGGCGTCAGGAGATCAAG GAGTTGATGGAGAAGTTAAAGATGCCATCAGATGCTGACTTAATGAAAATTGCAATTGCTGACTTAAAAAACTCTTCCATTTCTCTGGAGGATCGCCAGCGAGCGTTGCAGGaacttttagttcttgttgagCTCATTGACAATGCTAATG ATCTTGACAAACTTGGGGGCCTTCTTCCTGTGATTCAAGAGCTTAATAATGCAAATGATGAAATACGGACCACCTCTGCGTGGGTCCTTGGTACAGCCAGTCAGAATAATGCACTTGTACAAAACCAG ATCCTCGGTTATGGAGCTTTGGCGAGGTTGGTGAAGATGGGCTATTCCACATCTACAGAAGAAGCTGCAAAAGCATTATATGCTATATCAGCTTTGATCAGAAACAATGTAAATGGTCAAGAGGCGTTCCATTCAGAAAATGGGGGTGCAATGTTGCAG CACATATTGGTGAGCAACAGTATTGATGTTAGGCTACAGAAGAAGGCAGTGTTTTTAGTAACAGATCTGGCAGACTTTCAGCTAAATTCTGGAAACCCACAACTTCCTTTCTTAAGTGACCGCCTTTTCTTAAAGTCAATAGTTGATATGTTGTCAAAGTTTGACCTAGATCTTCATGAAAAG GTCCTGTTGGCCATTAAGAGTCTACTGGAACTTTCCTCAACTGATGTGGAGGATTTTGAGTTCTATGACCTCGAGGGTGTTCTGCTCAGACTAGGGGTACAGTTGGAGGATTTGACACCAGAGGATCAAAAGGAGTTTGCTGCGGAGGTTGATGGCCTTCGAAGAGAAGTTCAGACGCTCTTCCAGCAGAAGCTCAAG GGTAAAGTGACTGCGACATGA
- the LOC112880760 gene encoding ankyrin repeat domain-containing protein 2A-like, which produces MASDGSKTSKPEKLSGAAGAGLPNPFDFSSMSGLLNDPAIREMAEQIASDPVFNQMAEQLQKSAQGAGEQGIPALDPQQYMETMQQVMQNPQFVSMAERLGNALMQDPTMSSMLENLSSPAHKEQFEERMARIKEDPSLKPILDEIENGGPSAMMKYWNDPEVLKKIGHAMGINLPGDSSASTELSGPEETEEEGGYDDESIVHHTASVGDAEGLKKALDGGADKDEEDAEGRRALHFACGYGELKCAEILLEAGAAVDALDKNKNTPLHYAAGYGRKECVDLLLNHGAAVTLQNLDGKTSIEVARLNNQDEVLKLLEKDAFL; this is translated from the exons ATGGCTTCCG ACGGGAGCAAAACTTCGAAACCAGAGAAGCTGTCCGGAGCAGCGGGCGCCGGCCTCCCCAATCCTTTTGATTTTTCTTCTATGAGTGGCTTGCTCAAT GATCCAGCGATAAGAGAGATGGCAGAGCAAATTGCAAGTGACCCTGTGTTCAACCAGATGGCTGAACAGCTTCAGAAAAGTGCTCAGGGTGCTGGAGAACAGGGTATCCCTGCACTGGATCCTCAACAGTACATGGAAACAATGCAACAAGTCATGCAAAATCCTCAGTTTGTGTCAATGGCAGAGCGTCTTGGGAATGCTCTAATGCAG GATCCTACTATGTCCAGTATGCTTGAGAACTTGAGTAGTCCAGCTCATAAGGAGCAGTTTGAAGAGCGAATGGCTCGTATCAAGGAAGATCCATCCTTGAAGCCAATCCTTGATGAGATAGAGAATGGTGGTCCATCTGCAATGATGAA GTACTGGAATGACCCTGAGGTTCTTAAAAAGATTGGCCATGCAATGGGAATTAACCTTCCAGGAGATTCTAGTGCTTCCACCGAACTCTCTGGACCTGAAGAAACTGAGGAAGAAGGCGGGTATGACGATGAGTCCATTGTTCATCACACTGCCAGTGTTGGTGATGCAGAG GGTCTGAAGAAAGCTTTAGATGGTGGAGCAGACAAAGATGAAGAGGATGCTGAGGGAAGAAGGGCCTTGCATTTTGCATGTGGCTATGGCGAG TTGAAGTGTGCAGAAATCCTTCTGGAGGCTGGTGCTGCAGTTGACGCCCTGGATAAGAACAAAAACACCCCATTGCATTACGCTGCTGGGTACGGTCGGAAGGAATGTGTGGATCTTCTGTTAAATCACGGTGCTGCTGT CACGCTCCAGAATCTGGATGGTAAGACCTCCATTGAGGTTGCCAGGCTCAACAACCAGGATGAGGTTCTCAagttgctggagaaggatgctTTCCTATAA
- the LOC112880443 gene encoding phospholipase A(1) LCAT3 isoform X2, with protein MLGAALRLRLRVLRRRLRGQRRRRRSRGGRAAVEDAGREPVLLVSGMGGSVLHARRRSNPKFDLRVWVRILFANLDFKKYLWSLYNADSGYVEPLDDDVEIVVPEDDHGLYAIDILDPSWFVELVHLTMVYHFHDMIDMLINCGYEKGTTLFGYGYDFRQSNRIDKAMAGLRTKLETAYKTSRGKKVFSKYVNKWICIACPFQGAPGCINDSLLTGLQFVYGFESFFFVSRWAMHQLLVECPSIYEMLPNLNFNWTEKPTIQVWRKNPEKDGMVELVQYEASDCVSLFEEALRNNELTYNGKKVALPFNMSVFKWATETRRILDNAELPDTVSFYNIYGRAYDTPYDVCYGSESSPIGDLSEVCHTVPAYTYVDGDCTVPIESAMADGFAAKERVGVGADHRGLLSNENVFELLKKWLGASEKAPRCRVSKKPRVVDLGS; from the exons ATGCTCGGCGCGGCGCTCCGGCTCCGCCTCCgcgtgctccgccgccgcctgcgggGCCAACGACGCCGCAGGCGCTCCCGTGGGGGGAGAGCGGCGGTGGAGGACGCCGGGCGGGAGCCTGTGCTGCTGGTGTCCGGGATGGGCGGGTCAGTGCTGCACGCGCGCCGGCGGTCCAACCCCAAGTTCGACCTCCGGGTCTGGGTGCGCATCCTCTTCGCCAACCTCGACTTCAAGAAGTACCTCTGGTCGCTCTACAACGCTGACTCCG GGTACGTGGAGCCGTTGGACGACGACGTGGAGATTGTCGTGCCGGAGGACGACCACGGGCTGTACGCCATCGACATTCTTGATCCTTCCTGG TTTGTAGAACTTGTCCATCTGACTATGGTGTATCACTTCCATGATATGATTGATATGCTCATTAACTGTGGATACGAGAAAGGGACCACACTATTTGGATATGGTTATGATTTTCGTCAAAGCAACAG GATAGACAAAGCGATGGCTGGTTTGAGAACAAAACTCGAAACTGCTTATAAGACCTCTCGAGGGAAAAAG GTATTCTCAAAGTATGTAAACAAATGGATTTGCATTGCTTGTCCGTTTCAAG GTGCCCCAGGATGTATCAATGATTCTCTCCTTACTGGACTGCAGTTTGTTTATGGTTTTGAGAGCTTCTTCTTTGTTTCTAGATGGGCAATGCACCAACTG CTCGTTGAATGCCCATCTATCTATGAAATGTTGCCAAATCTGAACTTCAATTGGACGGAAAAACCAACTATTCAGGTTTGGCGTAAGAACCCTGAAAAGGATGGAATGGTGGAGCTAGTTCAATATGAAGCAAGTGATTGTGTATCCTTGTTCGAAGAAGCTTTAAGGAACAATGAG CTCACGTATAACGGGAAGAAAGTAGCGCTGCCATTCAATATGTCAGTTTTCAAATGGGCCACTGAGACTCGCCGAATTCTAGACAATGCTGAACTACCAGATACTGTGAGTTTTTACAACATATATGGGAGAGCTTATGACACTCCATATGATGTATG CTATGGCTCCGAAAGCTCCCCGATTGGAGATTTGTCAGAAGTGTGTCACACAGTG CCAGCATACACGTATGTGGATGGAGATTGCACAGTTCCTATTGAATCAGCAATG GCTGATGGGTTCGCGGCGAAAGAAAGAGTCGGCGTCGGCGCCGACCACCGTGGCCTGCTGTCTAATGAGAACGTATTTGAGCTTCTCAAGAAATGGCTCGGTGCGAGCGAGAAGGCGCCGCGGTGTCGCGTGTCTAAAAAACCCAGAGTGGTGGACCTGGGCTCCTAA
- the LOC112880444 gene encoding solute carrier family 35 member F1-like, with translation MAPPPWWLRREVLVGLALGQFVSLLITSTGFSSSELARRGVNAPTSQSLLNYILLALVYGGTLIYKRRHLTVKWYYYLLLGIIDVEANYIVVKAYQYTSLTSVMLLDCWSIPCVIVLTWIFLKTKYGLRKFIGVGVCVAGLVLVVFSDVHASDRAKGPNPLKGDLLVIGGSMLYAISNVTEEYFVKKSNRVEVMAMLGVFGAIISGIQISILERQELRSTHWNASAILPFIGFAVAMFLFYSTVPIILKICGATMLNLSLLTSDMWAVLIRIFAYHEKVDWMYFVAFAGTAIGLVIYSYKGSKQIAEGTAQVTGAGDEEAAMANRTAQVPCVGDDGPSSNKEFASAATASR, from the exons atggcgccgccgccgtggtggCTGCGGCGAGAGGTGCTCGTGGGGCTCGCGCTGGGCCAATTCGTCTCCCTGCTCATCACCTCCACCGGCTTTTCCTCATCCGAGCTCGCCCGCCGAG GTGTCAATGCACCTACTTCACAGTCACTGCTGAATTACATCCTTCTTGCACTTGTTTATGGTGGGACACTGATATACAAAAGGCGACATTTGACG GTTAAGTGGTACTATTACTTGCTGCTTGGCATCATCGATGTGGAGGCCAACTACATCG TTGTGAAGGCTTATCAGTACACATCCTtgacgagtgtgatgctcctgGATTGCTGGTCAATTCCATGTGTCATTGTGCTCACTTGGATCTTCTTGAAGACAAAGTATGGGTTAAGGAAGTTCATCGGTGTTGGAGTTTGTGTGGCAGGCCTTGTACTGGTAGTGTTTTCTGATGTGCATGCCTCTGACCGAGCGA AAGGACCCAACCCCTTGAAAGGTGATTTGCTTGTTATTGGAGGATCCATGCTTTATGCCATCAGTAATGTTACTGAG GAGTATTTTGTCAAGAAAAGCAACAGAGTCGAGGTGATGGCAATGCTTGGTGTTTTTGGAGCAATTATAAGTGGTATACAGAT AAGCATACTTGAACGACAAGAGCTCAGATCAACCCACTGGAATGCTAGTGCG ATTCTTCCCTTCATAGGATTCGCAGTGGCAATGTTCTTGTTCTACTCAACAGTACCAATTATACTCAAG ATATGTGGTGCAACCATGCTAAATCTCTCACTACTGACCTCAGACATGTGGGCCGTTTTAATCCGTATCTTTGCTTACCATGAGAAG GTTGACTGGATGTACTTCGTTGCTTTTGCCGGCACAGCAATTGGCCTTGTCATCTACTCATACAA GGGCTCAAAGCAGATTGCTGAAGGGACTGCACAGGTTACAGGGGCCGGGGACGAGGAGGCTGCAATGGCAAACCGCACAGCACAAGTTCCTTGTGTCGGGGACGACGGGCCATCCTCCAACAAGGAGTTTGCATCAGCTGCTACTGCCTCAAGGTAG
- the LOC112880443 gene encoding phospholipase A(1) LCAT3 isoform X3, whose protein sequence is MLGAALRLRLRVLRRRLRGQRRRRRSRGGRAAVEDAGREPVLLVSGMGGSVLHARRRSNPKFDLRVWVRILFANLDFKKYLWSLYNADSGYVEPLDDDVEIVVPEDDHGLYAIDILDPSWGPHYLDMVMIFVKATDKAMAGLRTKLETAYKTSRGKKVNIISHSMGGLLVRCFMSMNHDVFSKYVNKWICIACPFQGAPGCINDSLLTGLQFVYGFESFFFVSRWAMHQLLVECPSIYEMLPNLNFNWTEKPTIQVWRKNPEKDGMVELVQYEASDCVSLFEEALRNNELTYNGKKVALPFNMSVFKWATETRRILDNAELPDTVSFYNIYGRAYDTPYDVCYGSESSPIGDLSEVCHTVPAYTYVDGDCTVPIESAMADGFAAKERVGVGADHRGLLSNENVFELLKKWLGASEKAPRCRVSKKPRVVDLGS, encoded by the exons ATGCTCGGCGCGGCGCTCCGGCTCCGCCTCCgcgtgctccgccgccgcctgcgggGCCAACGACGCCGCAGGCGCTCCCGTGGGGGGAGAGCGGCGGTGGAGGACGCCGGGCGGGAGCCTGTGCTGCTGGTGTCCGGGATGGGCGGGTCAGTGCTGCACGCGCGCCGGCGGTCCAACCCCAAGTTCGACCTCCGGGTCTGGGTGCGCATCCTCTTCGCCAACCTCGACTTCAAGAAGTACCTCTGGTCGCTCTACAACGCTGACTCCG GGTACGTGGAGCCGTTGGACGACGACGTGGAGATTGTCGTGCCGGAGGACGACCACGGGCTGTACGCCATCGACATTCTTGATCCTTCCTGG GGACCACACTATTTGGATATGGTTATGATTTTCGTCAAAGCAACAG ACAAAGCGATGGCTGGTTTGAGAACAAAACTCGAAACTGCTTATAAGACCTCTCGAGGGAAAAAGGTTAATATAATCTCACATTCTATGGGTGGATTGCTAGTGCGCTGCTTCATGTCTATGAATCATGAT GTATTCTCAAAGTATGTAAACAAATGGATTTGCATTGCTTGTCCGTTTCAAG GTGCCCCAGGATGTATCAATGATTCTCTCCTTACTGGACTGCAGTTTGTTTATGGTTTTGAGAGCTTCTTCTTTGTTTCTAGATGGGCAATGCACCAACTG CTCGTTGAATGCCCATCTATCTATGAAATGTTGCCAAATCTGAACTTCAATTGGACGGAAAAACCAACTATTCAGGTTTGGCGTAAGAACCCTGAAAAGGATGGAATGGTGGAGCTAGTTCAATATGAAGCAAGTGATTGTGTATCCTTGTTCGAAGAAGCTTTAAGGAACAATGAG CTCACGTATAACGGGAAGAAAGTAGCGCTGCCATTCAATATGTCAGTTTTCAAATGGGCCACTGAGACTCGCCGAATTCTAGACAATGCTGAACTACCAGATACTGTGAGTTTTTACAACATATATGGGAGAGCTTATGACACTCCATATGATGTATG CTATGGCTCCGAAAGCTCCCCGATTGGAGATTTGTCAGAAGTGTGTCACACAGTG CCAGCATACACGTATGTGGATGGAGATTGCACAGTTCCTATTGAATCAGCAATG GCTGATGGGTTCGCGGCGAAAGAAAGAGTCGGCGTCGGCGCCGACCACCGTGGCCTGCTGTCTAATGAGAACGTATTTGAGCTTCTCAAGAAATGGCTCGGTGCGAGCGAGAAGGCGCCGCGGTGTCGCGTGTCTAAAAAACCCAGAGTGGTGGACCTGGGCTCCTAA
- the LOC112880055 gene encoding DNA repair RAD52-like protein 2, chloroplastic, whose amino-acid sequence MEAAAATALPFAAAAVVSARGGCTAMVAAGCAARPRPRQGRWRGASVVAKMESGQGKGVPTTNYVVPLDKATGMTRPLVEILRDLNKRVPDKIIDPETNAVHWYHANRMLSFYAPGWCGEVRDVIYSPNGTVTVVYRVILKGTDGEAYRDATGTAQVHEGHREDAVAAAEEEAFCKACARFGFGLYLYHQDDMHHEDHFH is encoded by the exons atggaggccgcggcggcgaccgcgctcccgttcgcggcggcggccgtcgtcTCCGCGCGGGGCGGGTGTACGGCGATGGTGGCAGCGGGGTGCGCCGCGCGCCCCCGGCCGCGGCAGGGGCGGTGGCGGGGCGCGTCCGTGGTGGCGAAGATGGAGAGCGGGCAGGGGAAGGGGGTGCCCACCACGAACTACGTGGTGCCGCTCGACAAGGCCACCGGGATGACGCGCCCgctcgtggagatcctgcggGACCTCAACAAGCGCGTCCCCGACAAGATCATCGACCCCGAGACCAACGCCGTGCACTG GTATCATGCCAACAGAATGCTTAGCTTTTATGCACCAG GTTGGTGTGGAGAAGTTCGTGATGTTATTTATTCTCCGAATGGAACTGTAACCGTGGTCTATCGAGTGATACTGAAAGGAACTGATGGAGAG GCATACAGAGATGCCACAGGCACGGCCCAGGTCCATGAGGGCCACAGGGAAGACGCTGTTGCAGCCGCAGAGGAAGAAGCATTCTGCAAAGCTTGCGCACGGTTCGGTTTTGGCCTGTACCTGTACCACCAGGATGATATGCATCACGAGGATCACTTCCATTGA
- the LOC112880443 gene encoding phospholipase A(1) LCAT3 isoform X4: MLGAALRLRLRVLRRRLRGQRRRRRSRGGRAAVEDAGREPVLLVSGMGGSVLHARRRSNPKFDLRVWVRILFANLDFKKYLWSLYNADSGYVEPLDDDVEIVVPEDDHGLYAIDILDPSWGPHYLDMVMIFVKATDKAMAGLRTKLETAYKTSRGKKVFSKYVNKWICIACPFQGAPGCINDSLLTGLQFVYGFESFFFVSRWAMHQLLVECPSIYEMLPNLNFNWTEKPTIQVWRKNPEKDGMVELVQYEASDCVSLFEEALRNNELTYNGKKVALPFNMSVFKWATETRRILDNAELPDTVSFYNIYGRAYDTPYDVCYGSESSPIGDLSEVCHTVPAYTYVDGDCTVPIESAMADGFAAKERVGVGADHRGLLSNENVFELLKKWLGASEKAPRCRVSKKPRVVDLGS; encoded by the exons ATGCTCGGCGCGGCGCTCCGGCTCCGCCTCCgcgtgctccgccgccgcctgcgggGCCAACGACGCCGCAGGCGCTCCCGTGGGGGGAGAGCGGCGGTGGAGGACGCCGGGCGGGAGCCTGTGCTGCTGGTGTCCGGGATGGGCGGGTCAGTGCTGCACGCGCGCCGGCGGTCCAACCCCAAGTTCGACCTCCGGGTCTGGGTGCGCATCCTCTTCGCCAACCTCGACTTCAAGAAGTACCTCTGGTCGCTCTACAACGCTGACTCCG GGTACGTGGAGCCGTTGGACGACGACGTGGAGATTGTCGTGCCGGAGGACGACCACGGGCTGTACGCCATCGACATTCTTGATCCTTCCTGG GGACCACACTATTTGGATATGGTTATGATTTTCGTCAAAGCAACAG ACAAAGCGATGGCTGGTTTGAGAACAAAACTCGAAACTGCTTATAAGACCTCTCGAGGGAAAAAG GTATTCTCAAAGTATGTAAACAAATGGATTTGCATTGCTTGTCCGTTTCAAG GTGCCCCAGGATGTATCAATGATTCTCTCCTTACTGGACTGCAGTTTGTTTATGGTTTTGAGAGCTTCTTCTTTGTTTCTAGATGGGCAATGCACCAACTG CTCGTTGAATGCCCATCTATCTATGAAATGTTGCCAAATCTGAACTTCAATTGGACGGAAAAACCAACTATTCAGGTTTGGCGTAAGAACCCTGAAAAGGATGGAATGGTGGAGCTAGTTCAATATGAAGCAAGTGATTGTGTATCCTTGTTCGAAGAAGCTTTAAGGAACAATGAG CTCACGTATAACGGGAAGAAAGTAGCGCTGCCATTCAATATGTCAGTTTTCAAATGGGCCACTGAGACTCGCCGAATTCTAGACAATGCTGAACTACCAGATACTGTGAGTTTTTACAACATATATGGGAGAGCTTATGACACTCCATATGATGTATG CTATGGCTCCGAAAGCTCCCCGATTGGAGATTTGTCAGAAGTGTGTCACACAGTG CCAGCATACACGTATGTGGATGGAGATTGCACAGTTCCTATTGAATCAGCAATG GCTGATGGGTTCGCGGCGAAAGAAAGAGTCGGCGTCGGCGCCGACCACCGTGGCCTGCTGTCTAATGAGAACGTATTTGAGCTTCTCAAGAAATGGCTCGGTGCGAGCGAGAAGGCGCCGCGGTGTCGCGTGTCTAAAAAACCCAGAGTGGTGGACCTGGGCTCCTAA